A stretch of Acropora muricata isolate sample 2 chromosome 7, ASM3666990v1, whole genome shotgun sequence DNA encodes these proteins:
- the LOC136922502 gene encoding uncharacterized protein, which produces MEEEKTQHQTSVTGYLHNVSPIRTSNKTKYFDMQIQTGEDEVKRGVCFSPPRVQEFTKHSNSKSPVKITKFRFDKGSTSVCMGPDVQVDKLDKVDFERKILPQTLNLSLLNSVFDGQLITIKAKVINLTAVSKFTSSTSGVLNKAEADLLDPHGSAKLTLWGHFTSQVMEGNTYQFTNLRVRKDNHNIYLNTAKTGCEIVEAVPFNEPLCLTNVLPATSTSTSITAKIIGIKDTNHYMSCCNCNKKISSLETKNVDCTNCGLKQRAASCKKHWYIQAMFQHEKGTLNLTLFDDALKQLLELSNDKLKSITNDDLEDEFLSYSNTEVSVTYNNKTKIILNIEKQQ; this is translated from the coding sequence atggaagaagaaaaaacacagCATCAAACTTCTGTCACAGGCTATTTGCACAATGTGTCACCTATTAGgacaagcaacaaaacaaagtacTTTGACATGCAAATTCAAACTGGTGAAGATGAAGTAAAACGTGGTGTATGCTTCTCTCCTCCACGCGTACAGGAATTCACCAAACACAGTAACAGCAAAAGTCCAGTTAAGATAACCAAATTCCGCTTTGATAAAGGCTCAACAAGTGTCTGCATGGGACCTGATGTACAAGTTGATAAACTAGACAAAGTTgactttgaaaggaaaattttgCCACAAACGCTGAACCTGTCATTACTTAATTCAGTGTTTGACGGTCAGCTTATCACCATAAAGGCAAAAGTGATCAACCTAACAGCTGTCTCCAAGTTTACTAGTTCCACATCAGGTGTTCTAAACAAGGCTGAAGCTGATCTGCTTGATCCCCATGGATCCGCCAAGCTGACGTTATGGGGGCATTTCACCTCGCAAGTGATGGAAGGCAACACCTATCAATTTACTAACTTAAGAGTTAGGAAAGATAACCACAACATTTACCTCAACACTGCAAAAACTGGCTGTGAGATTGTTGAAGCAGTTCCCTTCAATGAACCCCTTTGCCTTACAAATGTGCTACCAGCAACGTCAACATCTACATCTATCACAGCTAAAATTATCGGAATAAAAGACACAAACCACTACATGTCCTGCTGCAATTgtaacaaaaaaatatcgtCCCTAGAGACAAAAAATGTAGACTGCACAAACTGTGGTCTCAAACAAAGAGCAGCTTCTTGCAAAAAACATTGGTACATTCAAGCTATGTTTCAACATGAAAAAGGAACACTAAACCTAACACTGTTTGATGATGCATTGAAACAACTGCTTGAGCTTTCCAATGATAAATTGAAGTCAATCACTAACGATGATCTGGAGGATGAATTCTTGTCGTACAGTAACACAGAAGTTTCTGTAACttataataacaaaacaaaaatcatcttgaacattgaaaaacagCAGTAA
- the LOC136923070 gene encoding ATP-dependent DNA helicase PIF1-like: protein MVGNTMFNIQINNRLKDIKGSREFFGGVSIIALGDLFQLEPVMDSYVFKNMKNAEYAALAPNIWQELFTMFELDEIMRQRDSKAFAEILNRLREGNHTPEDIAKLKQRCISENCPNYPLDIPHLFIQNSKVDEFNNKVHLAATGDKYNIRAIDSVIGANSAELRDKILKQIPLDPRKTKQLASNLQLAAGERTELVVNLRTDDGMTNGAGNIIKRIQLHDRNKPSGVIWVQFDHADVGEKTRHDNKHLYVNNIDRAWTPIKPTTVQFAVGRTQTAQVVRKQFPLRPAAAKTIHRSQGDTETKIVVNFNTRRTIPHIHYVGLSRVTTIEGLYITDLCENKIAVNSQVKDEMQHLRTHRHLKLSVTPIYNTDKTAFKICFLNTRSLHRHIEDIRKDMNYTSVDVNIFSETRLSHLDKDSDYAITGYSLFRNDNCSTTINTRPYGGTAVYSKTPFAPGYPLCKNSHGIEITIIKVITYPNLTIIGVYRSPKVPVTQMCTALTQILNLYISEYSIFIGDFNVNWLNQKDITHLHNLFITQNNYRQLVSCYTTDNRTTIDHIYTNLPEPEVTFHILETYFSDHKAICASIQPKTLY, encoded by the coding sequence ATGGTAGGCAATACTATGTTTAatatacaaataaataatagactAAAAGATATAAAGGGTAGCAGAGAATTCTTTGGAGGTGTAAGCATCATTGCATTAGGTGACTTGTTTCAGCTCGAACCAGTCATGGATAGCTATGTCTTTaagaacatgaaaaatgcaGAATATGCAGCTCTTGCCCCGAATATATGGCAGGAACTTTTCACAATGTTTGAACTAGATGAAATTATGAGACAAAGAGACAGTAAAGCATTTGCTGAAATTCTTAACAGGTTAAGGGAAGGTAACCACACTCCTGAGGACAttgcaaaactaaaacaaagatGCATTTCAGAAAATTGTCCAAATTACCCACTTGACATTCCTCACTTGTTCATACAAAATTCTAAAGTTGACGAATTTAATAACAAAGTTCACTTGGCAGCAACTGGTGATAAATATAACATCAGAGCAATAGATAGTGTGATAGGCGCTAACTCTGCGGAACTTAGAGACAAGATATTAAAGCAAATACCACTTGATCCTAGGAAAACTAAGCAGTTAGCTTCAAATCTTCAACTTGCCGCGGGTGAGAGAACAGAACTAGTAGTAAATCTAAGAACTGATGATGGTATGACAAATGGAGCTGGCAATATAATAAAGAGAATACAATTACATGACAGAAATAAACCATCTGGTGTAATATGGGTACAATTTGATCATGCAGATGTGGGAGAAAAAACCAGACACGATAACAAGCATCTGTATGTAAACAATATCGATAGAGCATGGACTCCAATAAAACCTACAACTGTACAATTTGCTGTTGGAAGAACTCAAACAGCTCAAGTTGTAAGAAAACAGTTCCCCCTGAGACCTGCAGCTGCTAAAACCATACACAGATCACAAGGTGATACTGAGACTAAAATAGTTGTTAACTTCAACACTAGAAGAACGATACCTCACATACATTATGTAGGATTGAGTAGAGTAACAACCATTGAAGGACTATATATCACTGACCTTTGCGAAAATAAAATAGCTGTTAATTCTCAAGTAAAAGATGAAATGCAACATTTGCGAACTCACAGACATCTCAAACTTTCTGTTACTCCTATCTATAATACAGACAAGActgcttttaaaatttgtttcctTAACACAAGATCATTACATAGACATATTGAAGATATACGCAAAGACATGAACTATACAAGTGTTGATGTCAATATTTTCTCAGAAACAAGACTGAGTCATTTGGACAAAGATTCTGACTATGCCATAACAGGATATTCTCTATTTAGAAATGACAATTGCTCAACTACTATCAATACTAGGCCTTATGGTGGCACAGCAGTATACAGTAAAACTCCTTTTGCTCCTGGGTATCCACTTTGCAAAAACAGTCATGGAATTGAGATAACTATTATAAAAGTCATCACATATCCAAATCTTACAATCATAGGTGTTTACCGTTCACCAAAAGTACCAGTAACCCAAATGTGTACTGCACTTACACAAATTCTAAATCTGTATATTTCTGAGTACAGTATTTTTATTGGTGATTTTAATGTCAATTGGTTGAACCAAAAAGACATAACTCATCTTCATAACTTATTTATAACACAAAATAATTATAGACAATTAGTATCATGCTATACTACTGATAACAGAACCACAATTGACCATATCTATACTAATTTGCCTGAACCAGAAGTCACTTTTCACATTTTAGAAACTTATTTCTCTGATCACAAAGCAATATGTgcatccattcaaccaaaaacTTTGTACTAA
- the LOC136923954 gene encoding uncharacterized protein has translation MRRFVKKDVLSEASTADKLVKVDVTDKSIHVNYKKIDIGFLTEKAVKDSVGVSEKQVLEFRLQCKTFLIELLQKLLTKCPASYSLVRNLSALNPREMASNVDHCVSRFKKVVTQLVSVRRIKESDCDAIIQEYTSFLDNIPAFGSEKFANFNFSTDRLDELFSTYMNTHPYQKLFKVVQLLLVLSHGQASVERGFSVNKELEVENLANQSLVAQRLVCDHINTVGGILNVSITQPLLTSCSAARKRYERYLEQQRQNNKSEEGSRKRKSLLTEIEELKEKKRRTSVDIDGLIKSADNLAEKAELMGNISFVTQSNSLRRTSKEKAKELKTLDSKLEEKIQALKNC, from the coding sequence ATGCGGAGGTTCGTaaagaaagatgttttgtcagAAGCTTCAACTGCTGACAAGCTTGTCAAAGTTGATGTCACTGACAAAAGCATACATGTCAACTACAAAAAGATTGACATTGGTTTCTTAACTGAAAAGGCAGTAAAAGACTCTGTTGGAGTAAGTGAAAAGCAAGTTTTGGAATTCAGACTGCAGTGCAAGACCTTTCTAATAGAACTGCTACAGAAACTTTTGACCAAATGCCCTGCCTCATATTCTTTAGTGAGAAATCTGAGTGCCTTAAATCCCAGAGAGATGGCTTCCAATGTAGACCACTGCGTATCCAGGTTTAAGAAGGTTGTAACCCAGCTTGTGAGTGTCAGAAGGATCAAAGAAAGTGACTGTGATGCTATTATTCAGGAGTACACCAGTTTTCTGGACAACATACCAGCTTTTGGATCTGAGAAGTTTGCGAACTTCAACTTCAGTACTGACAGATTAGATGAGCTTTTCAGCACTTACATGAATACACATCCTTACCAGAAGTTGTTTAAAGTAGTACAGCTCCTTTTAGTCCTGTCTCATGGTCAAGCTTCAGTGGAAAGAGGTTTCTCGGTGAATAAAGAGCTTGAAGTTGAGAATCTGGCAAATCAGTCTCTTGTAGCTCAGCGCCTCGTGTGTGATCATATTAACACTGTTGGTGGCATTTTGAATGTATCTATCACCCAGCCTTTGCTTACCTCATGTTCTGCGGCAAGAAAACGTTATGAAAGATACCTTGAACAACAAAGACAGAACAATAAATCTGAAGAAGGAAGTCGAAAGAGGAAGTCTTTGCTAACAGAAATTGAGGAACTGAAGGAGAAAAAACGGAGAACGAGTGTGGACATAGATGGGTTGATTAAGTCAGCAGACAATTTGGCTGAGAAGGCTGAATTAATGGGGAACATATCTTTTGTGACACAGTCCAATTCCCTCAGGAGAACATCTaaagaaaaggcaaaggaaCTTAAGACCCTGGATAGCAAGTTGGAAGAGAAGATTCAGGCATTAAAAAACTGTTAA